The Micromonospora sp. NBC_00421 genome contains a region encoding:
- a CDS encoding VanW family protein: MAVTLYGDNQVSDDRPTVQVTAVSWPGEDEPTTAGGAAGSGSGGGPWWRRGRVLLAGGVTATVLAGVVGAGAWAYAGDVPRGTSVLGAELGGRSRADATKELRAELEKRAGTMNSPLTVVVGENRAEINPADVGLTVDVDATVAAATAAQAHPVDRLFGSRTVDPVVTVDAAKLDAALKTVLGKQGRDMTMPAIIFTGTTPKPVYPRPSLTLDPEQSAQVVRAGWLAGQPVTVPVVEKNPVTTREEVDRLVAELAKPAVAAPVTITSDKGSVSVPPAVIARALRFPADDEGKLTPKVDVKRLRSALGSKLAAIESTPKDAGLTISGGKPKVVPGRAGQQLDSAALGRDLLAVLPKTDGRTVTGQLKAAEPELTEAKLAELGIKERVSTFSTKFPGGLSSPRSQNIIQAAKDVDGTIVQPGETFSLNAHTGERGYGQGYQDAPVIVGGKLVPGVGGGVSQFTTTLFNASYYAGLQDVEHKPHSFYFSRYPAVIESTIFWPDLDFKFRNNTPYGVLIDTAYTSNTITVSMWSTKIYDSVKTEYGPRRNITSPKTVHLEPGPKCIAAAGSTGFSQDAYRVIKKDGKVVKREKFSWTYDPEPNFVCGPKPS; encoded by the coding sequence GTGGCTGTGACCCTGTACGGCGACAACCAGGTCTCCGACGACCGCCCCACGGTGCAGGTCACCGCGGTGAGCTGGCCGGGCGAGGACGAGCCCACGACGGCCGGCGGGGCCGCGGGCTCGGGCTCCGGCGGCGGGCCGTGGTGGCGCCGCGGGCGGGTGCTGCTCGCCGGTGGGGTGACCGCTACGGTGCTGGCCGGGGTGGTCGGCGCGGGTGCCTGGGCGTACGCCGGGGACGTCCCGCGCGGCACCAGCGTGCTCGGCGCCGAGCTGGGTGGCCGCAGCCGCGCCGACGCGACGAAGGAGCTGCGGGCCGAGTTGGAGAAGCGGGCCGGCACGATGAACTCCCCGTTGACCGTGGTGGTGGGCGAGAACCGGGCGGAGATCAACCCCGCCGACGTCGGCCTGACCGTGGACGTGGACGCCACCGTCGCCGCCGCCACCGCCGCGCAGGCACACCCGGTGGACCGGCTGTTCGGCTCCCGTACGGTCGACCCGGTGGTGACCGTGGACGCCGCCAAGCTGGACGCGGCGTTGAAGACTGTCCTCGGCAAGCAGGGCCGGGACATGACGATGCCGGCGATCATCTTCACCGGCACCACCCCGAAGCCGGTGTACCCCAGGCCGAGCCTGACGCTGGATCCGGAGCAGTCGGCACAGGTGGTCCGCGCGGGCTGGCTGGCCGGGCAACCGGTGACGGTGCCGGTGGTGGAGAAGAACCCGGTGACCACCCGGGAGGAGGTGGACCGGCTGGTCGCCGAGCTGGCGAAGCCGGCCGTGGCCGCGCCGGTCACGATCACTTCCGACAAGGGGTCGGTAAGCGTCCCGCCGGCGGTGATCGCCCGCGCGCTGCGCTTCCCGGCCGACGACGAAGGGAAGCTGACGCCGAAGGTCGACGTGAAGCGGCTCCGGTCGGCGCTCGGCAGCAAACTGGCCGCGATCGAGTCCACGCCGAAGGACGCCGGCCTGACCATCTCCGGCGGCAAGCCGAAGGTGGTGCCGGGCCGGGCCGGGCAGCAGCTCGACTCGGCGGCGCTGGGGCGGGACCTGCTGGCGGTGCTGCCGAAGACGGACGGCCGCACGGTCACCGGGCAGCTCAAGGCGGCCGAGCCGGAGCTGACCGAGGCGAAGCTGGCCGAGCTGGGCATCAAGGAGCGGGTCTCCACCTTCTCCACCAAGTTCCCCGGCGGGCTCTCCTCACCGCGAAGCCAGAACATCATCCAGGCGGCGAAGGACGTGGACGGCACGATCGTGCAGCCGGGCGAGACGTTCTCGCTCAACGCGCACACCGGTGAGCGCGGCTACGGTCAGGGCTATCAGGACGCCCCGGTGATCGTCGGCGGCAAGCTGGTCCCCGGGGTCGGTGGCGGCGTCTCCCAGTTCACCACCACGCTCTTCAACGCCAGCTACTACGCCGGCCTCCAGGACGTCGAGCACAAGCCGCACTCTTTCTACTTCAGCCGCTACCCGGCGGTGATCGAGTCGACGATCTTCTGGCCGGACCTGGACTTCAAGTTCCGCAACAACACGCCGTACGGGGTGCTGATCGACACCGCGTACACCTCGAACACGATCACCGTGTCGATGTGGAGCACCAAGATCTACGACAGCGTCAAGACCGAGTACGGCCCCCGCCGCAACATCACCTCGCCGAAGACGGTCCACCTGGAGCCCGGCCCGAAGTGCATCGCCGCCGCCGGCAGCACCGGCTTCAGCCAGGACGCGTACCGGGTCATCAAGAAGGACGGCAAGGTCGTCAAGCGGGAGAAGTTCAGCTGGACCTACGACCCCGAGCCCAACTTCGTCTGCGGTCCCAAGCCCTCCTGA
- a CDS encoding DUF6230 family protein, with the protein MMVPATAVAGAIVFGMSNGAIAASFAVSGQTFKVGASTLEGTGFKQYGGFVKEKDGTAHPVAVSEITNAKLYDLCQSVKVPDMPIVLTINAGGGGKPATAEGLLIDMDSLGGDAEFTNIKIGRDATDLNAGATPKSFGQSADKVVIKDLEQVARSTSAGVFTLNGLKLKVNVGAAAKECF; encoded by the coding sequence ATGATGGTGCCAGCCACCGCAGTGGCCGGGGCGATCGTCTTCGGCATGTCAAACGGCGCCATCGCCGCGTCGTTCGCCGTCTCCGGCCAGACCTTCAAGGTCGGTGCCTCCACGTTGGAGGGCACCGGCTTCAAGCAGTACGGCGGCTTCGTGAAGGAGAAGGACGGGACCGCCCACCCGGTGGCCGTCTCCGAGATCACCAACGCCAAGCTCTACGACCTCTGCCAGTCGGTGAAGGTGCCGGACATGCCGATCGTGCTCACCATCAATGCCGGTGGCGGCGGCAAGCCGGCGACGGCCGAGGGCCTGCTCATCGACATGGATTCGCTCGGGGGCGACGCGGAGTTCACCAACATCAAGATCGGTCGGGACGCCACCGACCTGAATGCCGGCGCCACCCCGAAGTCCTTCGGCCAGAGCGCCGACAAGGTCGTCATCAAGGACCTTGAGCAGGTGGCCCGTTCCACCAGTGCTGGTGTCTTCACCCTGAACGGCCTGAAGTTGAAGGTCAACGTCGGTGCCGCCGCCAAGGAGTGCTTCTGA
- a CDS encoding DUF6114 domain-containing protein → MKSAPARPARQSWIARAWRAFRRWRRVRPFWGGLLTALAGLEIFATTQMSLGGLTFQMGPTGFLSWLIPVILVACGMLMWFTPQQRYFYAVIAAVTAVYSLIGVNLGGFFIGLLLGMVGSALGFAWVPARSPAPLAAGNETVTQPDGPAEETPLVDELMPPRREEHTTGPLTDTLPPPRNPLRETAVVDREGTGGTDTTQVLPAVEPGGGPYRPHHRDPRLYAVLLVLTTTFMVASLAVRGAQPALAEPACPGPTKAASAPGPRPSAPAGPSPTPSDSPGPMPSGTPGGNLLTDLLDGVTSLFTGDDSDAGTAAARGNPARSSKASPTPEPILSRPVVGSGARPGPSTTVPAQGSTSPSPTESARPSRGTCGKPVPSASKRVEVGKPLPRIAAEPGQPTVARQPSKLTGTKVTMTGLRFEGIVDLPTSDGTLTVLKFSMSKAVTADFMLVADGPAGRHQRYVTDELTVRGDVAFYATRFVGRLLGIKITLTPDLPFPDGIPITSPVPITFTDPVIDLAFVDSDTLTARPALVLDLS, encoded by the coding sequence GTGAAATCCGCCCCAGCGCGGCCTGCCCGACAGAGCTGGATCGCTCGGGCGTGGCGCGCTTTCCGCCGGTGGCGACGGGTACGGCCGTTCTGGGGCGGACTCCTCACCGCGCTGGCCGGCCTGGAGATCTTCGCCACCACCCAGATGAGCCTCGGTGGTCTCACCTTCCAGATGGGGCCGACCGGCTTTCTGTCCTGGCTGATCCCGGTCATCCTGGTCGCCTGCGGGATGCTGATGTGGTTCACGCCGCAGCAACGCTACTTCTACGCCGTCATCGCGGCGGTGACGGCTGTCTACTCCCTGATCGGGGTCAACCTCGGTGGGTTCTTCATCGGGCTGCTCCTGGGCATGGTGGGGAGCGCGCTGGGCTTCGCCTGGGTCCCGGCCCGCAGCCCGGCACCTCTTGCCGCCGGGAACGAGACGGTCACCCAGCCGGATGGGCCAGCAGAGGAGACACCCCTCGTCGACGAGTTGATGCCGCCGCGCCGGGAGGAGCACACCACCGGGCCACTGACCGACACGTTGCCCCCACCGCGCAATCCGCTCCGCGAGACGGCAGTGGTGGACCGGGAGGGAACCGGAGGCACCGACACCACGCAGGTCCTGCCGGCGGTCGAGCCGGGCGGTGGCCCCTACCGCCCGCACCATCGGGATCCGCGGCTGTACGCGGTCCTGCTGGTGCTGACCACCACCTTCATGGTCGCGTCGCTCGCGGTCCGTGGGGCGCAACCGGCACTCGCGGAGCCAGCCTGCCCGGGGCCGACGAAGGCCGCGTCAGCACCTGGTCCACGCCCGTCCGCTCCGGCCGGTCCGAGCCCCACGCCGTCCGACAGTCCGGGCCCCATGCCGTCCGGGACGCCCGGGGGTAACCTGCTCACCGACCTCCTCGACGGCGTCACCAGCCTGTTCACCGGCGACGACAGCGACGCCGGGACGGCTGCGGCCCGGGGGAACCCGGCGCGTTCCTCGAAGGCATCCCCGACCCCCGAGCCCATTCTCAGCAGGCCAGTCGTCGGTTCCGGTGCTCGACCCGGGCCGAGCACCACCGTCCCGGCCCAGGGGTCCACCTCCCCCTCTCCGACGGAATCCGCCCGGCCCAGCCGGGGAACCTGCGGAAAGCCGGTTCCGAGCGCTTCGAAGCGGGTCGAGGTCGGCAAGCCGTTACCGAGGATCGCCGCCGAACCGGGACAGCCGACGGTAGCCCGCCAACCGTCCAAGTTGACCGGCACCAAGGTCACCATGACCGGGCTGCGGTTCGAGGGGATCGTCGACCTGCCCACCTCGGACGGCACGCTGACGGTGCTGAAGTTCAGCATGAGCAAGGCGGTCACCGCCGACTTCATGCTTGTCGCGGACGGTCCGGCAGGTCGCCACCAGCGGTACGTCACCGACGAGCTGACCGTACGGGGCGACGTCGCGTTCTACGCCACCCGGTTCGTCGGCCGGCTGCTCGGCATCAAGATCACGCTGACCCCGGACCTGCCGTTTCCCGACGGCATCCCGATCACCTCACCGGTCCCGATCACCTTCACCGACCCGGTGATCGACCTGGCGTTCGTCGACTCCGACACGCTGACCGCCCGACCCGCGCTGGTGCTCGACCTCTCCTGA